Proteins co-encoded in one Ruficoccus amylovorans genomic window:
- a CDS encoding Gfo/Idh/MocA family oxidoreductase, translating into MTLPTAKPVRIALIGVSGYGNCHYESICALVDQGVVQLCAATVINPDEEVDKCAALRANGCRLYTDYRTMLTQEAGQIDLCCIPTGIGWHRTMTVAALKAGMNVLVEKPAAATVEEVEAMLDARQMTGKQVFVGFQDMYDDALWKVKERFVTGKFGRLKHLRVGALWPRSTAYYERTNWAGKLYMGHTPILDSPANNAMAHFIMIALFLAGDSRESVSTTSRLEGELFRAQRIESFDTISVRATLQNDTELFVNLSHSTEDLMPAEIVVETTAGDYTWLTDEGHTLTHDQGKVEKFPYRRGDTSRITMLRHICEHLQGYPSNVCTLAMARGHTAFIEQLHRKLCIQDVPTGSTNTIQTCDEDFIQIPGLSEALRKAHQQGRLLRDVGHPWINHAPRHSADHIITQSSKDTLIR; encoded by the coding sequence GTGACTTTACCCACTGCAAAACCTGTCCGTATCGCATTGATCGGTGTTTCCGGCTATGGAAACTGCCACTATGAGTCTATTTGCGCTCTAGTCGATCAAGGAGTGGTCCAACTCTGTGCCGCTACGGTGATCAACCCCGACGAAGAAGTCGACAAATGCGCGGCGCTACGCGCCAATGGCTGTCGTCTGTATACCGACTACAGGACAATGCTCACCCAAGAAGCCGGACAGATCGACCTATGCTGCATTCCTACCGGCATCGGCTGGCATAGGACAATGACTGTCGCCGCCCTGAAGGCTGGCATGAACGTTCTGGTTGAAAAGCCGGCCGCAGCCACTGTTGAAGAAGTCGAGGCTATGCTCGACGCCCGGCAAATGACCGGGAAGCAGGTATTTGTCGGCTTTCAGGACATGTATGACGACGCCCTCTGGAAGGTTAAGGAACGTTTTGTTACCGGGAAGTTCGGCAGGCTGAAACACCTGCGAGTGGGAGCACTTTGGCCGCGTTCCACTGCGTATTACGAAAGAACAAACTGGGCGGGAAAACTATACATGGGTCATACACCGATTCTGGACTCCCCGGCCAACAATGCCATGGCGCACTTTATAATGATAGCTCTCTTTCTCGCCGGAGACAGCCGCGAATCTGTCTCTACCACATCCCGGTTGGAGGGTGAATTATTCCGTGCCCAGCGTATCGAAAGCTTCGATACAATCTCTGTCCGTGCCACTCTTCAGAATGACACAGAGCTTTTCGTCAATCTGAGCCATTCGACAGAGGATCTCATGCCCGCCGAAATCGTGGTCGAGACCACGGCCGGGGACTATACCTGGCTCACCGACGAAGGCCATACCTTGACGCATGATCAGGGAAAGGTCGAGAAATTCCCCTATAGACGTGGCGACACAAGCCGCATCACAATGCTCAGGCACATTTGTGAGCACCTGCAAGGATACCCGAGCAACGTCTGCACGCTGGCAATGGCACGAGGTCATACCGCTTTCATTGAGCAACTCCACCGCAAGCTATGTATCCAGGATGTCCCCACCGGCTCCACCAATACGATACAGACTTGCGATGAAGACTTTATCCAAATCCCAGGCCTGTCAGAAGCACTGCGTAAGGCTCACCAGCAAGGCCGCTTGCTCCGAGATGTCGGCCACCCCTGGATAAATCACGCGCCTCGGCACTCCGCCGATCACATAATCACCCAATCTTCGAAAGACACGCTCATACGATGA
- a CDS encoding GDSL-type esterase/lipase family protein, which produces MTVAPDKPIVDTNHQDYCVVRNLTLRNGTTGILLRGTGGGLVEHCNIDPADFGIVLDEGAKDCVVRYNSITMNPYSGADPQSKGSWDNWQAMKIGGFYDRVGIDIKNTLGGHDIHDNYIHEHWDGIGDHGNPPWNANDPDANPNLNIHHNLIRNLNDDGMETMGPSVNGQWHHNIVMRTICGCRIKAPQKGPLYIYRNIFIDNIEDLRNWGEGQQSYPEATVWVYHNTSTSNAAVNMNYHDLQAPLTTPHYHYLNNLFWCRQWIHASEPLPLPDWQTGSNVFILAGPDALRPWDAPLDEEESNKIVRQWQRGIELAMEAGRETNSTWVAEGPSGFTDPLEGDYSLRADSPARNRTTTPELDAGKSLPGMETGAVPDHTGDAGALPYGTPMPQLPRFKLPTPMRPDGGETLIVLVGDSTVTGKTAGQDQAGWGWALQHWTTPGIRVENTAMGGRSSRSFRTEGRWDAAMALAPDWVLIQFGHNDQPGKGPERESDAETDFRDHLRRYVREAREQGAKPILVTPVCRRTYSSKGELRDSLEPYAESVRIVAEEMQVPCLDLHQFSREQFSQMAPAESRAFGPTNNPEDKTHFSTAGSTVIAQWVLVLMRQDIPELAEYFESSAHIPAGPKQLETANK; this is translated from the coding sequence ATGACCGTTGCCCCCGACAAACCGATCGTGGATACCAACCATCAGGACTATTGCGTGGTACGCAACCTGACCCTTCGCAACGGAACCACCGGAATACTCCTCCGGGGCACCGGGGGGGGCCTAGTCGAGCACTGTAACATTGACCCGGCCGACTTCGGCATCGTCTTGGACGAGGGCGCCAAAGACTGCGTCGTGCGCTACAACAGCATAACGATGAATCCCTATTCGGGAGCCGACCCGCAATCCAAAGGTTCCTGGGACAACTGGCAGGCCATGAAAATCGGCGGCTTCTATGATCGGGTCGGTATTGATATAAAAAACACCCTCGGGGGGCATGACATCCATGACAACTACATTCACGAACACTGGGATGGTATCGGCGACCATGGCAACCCGCCTTGGAATGCGAATGATCCCGACGCCAACCCCAATTTGAACATCCACCACAACCTCATTCGCAACTTGAATGATGACGGCATGGAAACGATGGGGCCCAGCGTCAACGGGCAATGGCACCATAACATCGTCATGCGGACCATCTGCGGTTGTCGCATAAAAGCCCCGCAGAAGGGGCCGCTTTACATCTACCGTAACATTTTCATCGACAACATCGAAGACCTGAGAAACTGGGGCGAGGGCCAACAATCTTATCCTGAAGCAACCGTCTGGGTCTACCATAACACCAGCACCTCTAACGCGGCGGTAAACATGAACTACCATGACCTTCAGGCACCGCTGACAACTCCACATTACCACTACCTGAATAATCTCTTCTGGTGCCGCCAGTGGATACACGCATCCGAGCCCCTTCCTCTGCCCGATTGGCAAACCGGCAGTAACGTCTTCATCCTCGCTGGTCCGGACGCTCTCCGCCCATGGGACGCGCCCCTCGATGAAGAGGAGTCGAACAAGATCGTGAGGCAATGGCAGCGAGGTATCGAGTTGGCCATGGAAGCCGGACGCGAAACCAACAGCACTTGGGTCGCCGAGGGGCCGTCCGGATTTACCGATCCGCTCGAAGGCGACTACTCGCTCCGTGCCGACAGCCCAGCCCGTAACCGGACAACGACACCGGAGCTTGACGCGGGCAAATCCTTACCCGGCATGGAGACAGGAGCGGTACCGGATCACACCGGAGACGCAGGAGCTCTGCCCTACGGTACTCCCATGCCTCAACTGCCTCGCTTCAAGCTGCCAACACCCATGAGACCGGACGGCGGTGAAACACTGATTGTCCTGGTCGGCGACTCCACCGTTACCGGCAAGACCGCCGGCCAGGATCAGGCGGGCTGGGGCTGGGCCCTTCAGCACTGGACCACGCCCGGCATCCGAGTGGAAAATACCGCCATGGGCGGACGCAGTTCGCGCAGCTTCCGAACGGAAGGCCGTTGGGATGCCGCCATGGCGCTGGCTCCGGACTGGGTCTTGATCCAGTTCGGCCATAATGATCAACCCGGCAAAGGCCCCGAGCGCGAGAGCGATGCAGAAACTGATTTCCGCGACCACCTGCGGCGTTACGTGCGCGAGGCGCGGGAACAGGGTGCCAAGCCCATTCTCGTCACCCCGGTTTGTCGCCGGACTTATAGCAGCAAAGGCGAACTCAGGGACTCCCTGGAACCCTACGCCGAATCCGTCCGCATCGTCGCGGAAGAAATGCAGGTGCCCTGCCTGGACTTGCATCAGTTCAGCCGCGAACAGTTCTCTCAAATGGCTCCGGCAGAGAGTCGTGCCTTTGGCCCGACCAACAACCCTGAGGACAAGACGCATTTCTCTACGGCAGGCAGCACCGTTATCGCACAGTGGGTTCTTGTCCTCATGCGGCAGGACATTCCTGAACTGGCGGAGTATTTCGAGTCGTCCGCCCATATACCTGCCGGTCCCAAACAATTGGAAACCGCAAACAAATAA